GCATGAATTCGAAATCGGTGCTGCTCATCAGTAGACTCGACCCCAACCTTCGTTGCTAAGTTCGCCATCATTTCAAAGGATTTCACATACTCTGGGCGGCAATCCGGATATCCAGAGTAATCCACTGCATTGGCGCCGTAGAACACATCAATACTGCCTAAAGACTCTGCCCAGGCTAAGGCCATCGAGAGCATGATGGTGTTGCGAGCAGGCACATACGTAATTGGAATTGCTGTTGTCTTCGGATCACCTTCGGTGGGTACGCGCAGTGTCTGGTCGGTGAGGGCTGATCCACCAAAGCGGGCGAGATCCAGGTGAATGACCTCATGCCGCTCAACACCAAACGATTGAGCAATCTTTTTTGCAGCATCCAACTCTGAGGAATGTTTTTGGCCGTAATGAACCGAGAGGGCATAACAGCGATAGCCGAGTTGTTTGGCTAGCGCCAGAATGGTCGTGGAGTCTAAACCGCCGGAGAACAGAATGACCGCAGGGCTATTGGGAGTGCGGGCCTGTGATGGAGCAAAAGAATGCTTAAAAGCAGAAAAGTCCAAAATTAGAAATCCAGGATCTACTTACTTGATATTGGCAACAATCGGCTTTGCTTCTTTGGCAGCCTCAGAGTCTGGATATTTGGAAATCAGGTCACTCAGCACCTTTTTAGCTACTGCTTTCTTACCAGATTCTAGATTGGCATTACCAAGGGTTAACATCGCCGCCGGAACCCTTTGATGCCCCGGAAATCGACTAATCAGCGTTTGTAGTTGATTGATTGAACCGTTGTAATCCTTCAGTGCGTACTTGGTATTGCCGGACCAAAAGAGTGCAAGCGGTAAATAGGGGCTAGAAGGGTATTTCCGAATAAATGCAGTGAGATCAGAATCCGCTTTTTTGACCTGATTGTTCTGAAACGCATTAAGTGCTTCTTCATAAGCAGAACGCTCACCGGCTTGCACCACCCCGGTCACGCCCTCCACTTCAATGGTTTGGGGCTCAAATCGAGTCAGTCGATTATCTAAATCTTGATAGTAAGTTTTTTGATTCTTGGTCAGATCATCGGTTTGCTTTTGCAAACTTTCGATTTGTCCACGCAGTTGAGCGTTCTCCGAACGTAGCTTCTCGATTTGGTTTTGTAGATCCAAAATCGCACCTTGCGAGGCTTGCACCGATTTGCGCATTTCCAAAATTGCTTTGCGGGCTTCGTCATCAGAGAAAATAGCCCACGCATTACTGGAAAGTAACGCACCTAGGGAAATCGTCAGTGCAATGCGTGTATAGCTAGAGATAGCAGTCAATCGATCACACTCTTATTTGGTGATGTAAATGATGTCAGCACGACGGTTTTCAGCCCATGCCGCTTCGGTATTACCCTCCGCTTTGGGCTTTTCTTTACCAAGACTCACTGCCTCCATTTGACTATCGGGTACCCCAAGTGCTGCAAGTGCTTTACGTACGGCATCGGAGCGACGTTGACCAAGGGCGAGGTTGTATTCTGCGGTACCGCGATCGTCGGTATTACCTTGGATCATGATCTTCTGCTGAGGATTTTGTTTTAAGAAGGCCGCCCCAGCTTGTAGCATATTTTGATACTGGGGTTTAATGGTGTACTCATCAAAATCAAAATAGATGCTGCGTTGAAAGAGTGGGCTCTTCGGATCATTCCAAGGCTGAGAGGCGATATTACTGCCTTTAGCCTCATCGGTTTTCATGGTGCTGAGGTCATCTAACTTAACACCCGAAGAGCAAGCGCTCAGCAAGCCAATACCTCCCAAAATACTGGTTAGTACGAAGCGACGTTGGGGTGATATGGTGTTCATGCGCTCTCCCTCGAAAATAGTATAAATTTTATGAACCAATGAACTGCAAACTAATGAATATTATGCCTTGGATTGTGGATCACTTAAGTAGATTAGCGATCCATGAATGGACCCCAAGACGGTTGACGCACATCCGATCCTGGAACGCTCAAAATTTGTTTGACATAGCCATCCACTGAAACAGCGGCTAATACTTTTTTGCCCCCCACTTGGGTTGAATACAAAATGTAACGACCATTGGCGGCAAAGCTAGGTGACTCATCAAAGCTGGTATCCGTCATCGGAGTGCTATCGCCAGTGGCGAGGTTCATCAAAAAGAGCTTAAAGCCACCACCTGCACCGCCGATATAGGCTAAGTACTTACCATCGGGTGAGATCCGTGGCGATGTCGCATACGGTTGTTTAAAAGTGATGCGTCTTGCTGGTTCCCCGCGTTCGCCATCAGCGCTCATGCGATAGATTTGAGGATTGCCGCCTCGATCACTCGTGAAATAAAGGAACTTACCGTCTGGTGAAAATTGTGGTTCGGTATCGATGGTATTGCCTTGCGTCAGACGGCGCAGATTGCTGCCATCGGCATTGACTCGATAAATTTGCGTATTGCCATCTTTGGAGAGAGAAACTGCAAGGCTCTTACCATCGGGGGCCCAGGATGGCGCGCTGTTGTTACCACGTTCATTTGAGAGAACAATGCGACGTCCGGTGACTAGTTCATGTACATAAACTACGGGTTTACGATCTTCAAACGACACATACGCAATTTTTTGACCATCGGGTGACCACGCTACCGAAATGATTGGCTCACTACTGTTAAGCGCATTACGCATATTTTGGCCGTCGGCATCTGAGATCACTAAGCGGTAACGTTTGCCCTCTTTCATGACGTACGAGAGTCGTGTCGAGAATACGCCACGTTCTCCCAAGAGTTTGAAGATGATGTCATCTGAAATCTTGTGGGCCGCAAGGCGCAAGTTATCTTCGCTTGTAGACACAATCAAACCATTGAGACTCTCGCCCTTACGGATGTCATACAAGCGGTAACGAACCTCATATTGACCTGGAGATTTTTGAGTTACTGAGCCAACAGCTAAGGCATCGGCTCCACGTGCCGCCCAAGTTTTAAAGTTAGGAATGACTTGATCGTCCTCAACGCCGTTACCAAGCTCGACATTTCGGAAGTAGCCACTGCGTGTGAGGTTTTGGCGGATCACATCGGAAATCTTGACCGGTAATTTATCTTCATCTTTAAACCGGGCTATCGCAATCGGATAGAGCGTTTGGCCAACGCCTTTGATCTCGATATTCATTTGAGCATTCACAGGGGGAACGAAGAGTCCCAGGAAAATAGTAAATGCCAGCAGGGTGGCAATACGAATGCGTTCAAATGTCATGGACATTATTCTAGCCGGTCACAATGACCGATCAATTAATCCTTCGGTTTAAAGGTCAGTTTTATTTGACGCATAGGAATTTTGCCGTTTTCGTCACGCGGTAGGCTCTCGGCTCGATCAATCGCAATTAAGACCGCGCGATCCCAGGCGGGATCCGTGCTTGCAGAGGTAACAGTTCGTTTCAAAATCATGCCATCTGGAGCGAGATCCACCAAAACGACTACAGCTGGATTGCCAGTGGTGGATTCGGCATTGAACACAATGAGGGGCTTTATCTTTTTGCGTACGCGATCGGCGTAACCAGGGGGGGCGTTACCACCCGCTCCTACGCCATCGCCTACTTTGCCGCCGCTGCCACCTTCGGCACCTGCTGCTGCTTTTAAGCGGGCCAATTGATCTAAACGCGCTTTCTCCGCTGCAGCCGCTGCTTTTTTAGCTGCCACATCTTCTTTGGGGTCAACCTTTTTCTCAGCCGGTTTTGTTTCTACTTTCTTCTCAGGCTTAGGCTCAGGTTTTTTCATTACCTCTTTGGGAGGCTCGGGCGGTGGTTTCGTTTTCTTGATGACGATTTCAGCGGCTTCTGGTTTCACCTCAACTTTAGGGATAGGGGTGATGCTTGGGGGCGGAACACTCGCATCCCAGAGCTCCACTTCAACGCCAGCTGGACTTGAGCTGGTTTTCCAATGAATCCCCAGAGTCAGCAGAGCAATTAGAAAAAGATGCGCACCTAGGGAGAGCACGAACGCTTTTGTAGTTCCCGGCTCGCGCTGCGCATGAAACTGCCGCGAGGTATGAAGAGTCGCGCTACTCATGCTTACTCATCATTATTGACTACGAACTGCCAATCCCACGCGCTTCACACCGTTTTCCTTCAAGCGGGACATTACATCCATCACCACTTCGTATTTGATGGATTTGTCGGCGGCTAGAACGACTGGTTGCTCAGCGGACTTCTCGGCTTGTGAGCGAGCAAAGGCACCAAGCTCTAGTTTGGAAATCGTTTGTGCGGGTTCACCCTCTTTGCGAATCGTAATGGCTTCATCAGCACCGATCGTAATAAAGACCGGGGGTAGGGCTTGCACTTTGGCGCCACCGACGGTAGGTAGATTGACAACACCGGGATTTACTAGGGGCGCGGTCACCATAAAGATGACCAACAATACTAACATCACATCGATGTAGGGAACGACATTGATATC
This genomic window from Polynucleobacter sp. MWH-UH24A contains:
- the queC gene encoding 7-cyano-7-deazaguanine synthase QueC → MLFSGGLDSTTILALAKQLGYRCYALSVHYGQKHSSELDAAKKIAQSFGVERHEVIHLDLARFGGSALTDQTLRVPTEGDPKTTAIPITYVPARNTIMLSMALAWAESLGSIDVFYGANAVDYSGYPDCRPEYVKSFEMMANLATKVGVESTDEQHRFRIHAPIISMSKAQIIQLGQSLGIDYSQTVSCYQANAEGKACGVCESCQLRKAGFKEAGIADPTRYQL
- the ybgF gene encoding tol-pal system protein YbgF, with the translated sequence MTAISSYTRIALTISLGALLSSNAWAIFSDDEARKAILEMRKSVQASQGAILDLQNQIEKLRSENAQLRGQIESLQKQTDDLTKNQKTYYQDLDNRLTRFEPQTIEVEGVTGVVQAGERSAYEEALNAFQNNQVKKADSDLTAFIRKYPSSPYLPLALFWSGNTKYALKDYNGSINQLQTLISRFPGHQRVPAAMLTLGNANLESGKKAVAKKVLSDLISKYPDSEAAKEAKPIVANIK
- the pal gene encoding peptidoglycan-associated lipoprotein Pal, with amino-acid sequence MNTISPQRRFVLTSILGGIGLLSACSSGVKLDDLSTMKTDEAKGSNIASQPWNDPKSPLFQRSIYFDFDEYTIKPQYQNMLQAGAAFLKQNPQQKIMIQGNTDDRGTAEYNLALGQRRSDAVRKALAALGVPDSQMEAVSLGKEKPKAEGNTEAAWAENRRADIIYITK
- the tolB gene encoding Tol-Pal system beta propeller repeat protein TolB; translated protein: MTFERIRIATLLAFTIFLGLFVPPVNAQMNIEIKGVGQTLYPIAIARFKDEDKLPVKISDVIRQNLTRSGYFRNVELGNGVEDDQVIPNFKTWAARGADALAVGSVTQKSPGQYEVRYRLYDIRKGESLNGLIVSTSEDNLRLAAHKISDDIIFKLLGERGVFSTRLSYVMKEGKRYRLVISDADGQNMRNALNSSEPIISVAWSPDGQKIAYVSFEDRKPVVYVHELVTGRRIVLSNERGNNSAPSWAPDGKSLAVSLSKDGNTQIYRVNADGSNLRRLTQGNTIDTEPQFSPDGKFLYFTSDRGGNPQIYRMSADGERGEPARRITFKQPYATSPRISPDGKYLAYIGGAGGGFKLFLMNLATGDSTPMTDTSFDESPSFAANGRYILYSTQVGGKKVLAAVSVDGYVKQILSVPGSDVRQPSWGPFMDR
- the tolA gene encoding cell envelope integrity protein TolA → MSSATLHTSRQFHAQREPGTTKAFVLSLGAHLFLIALLTLGIHWKTSSSPAGVEVELWDASVPPPSITPIPKVEVKPEAAEIVIKKTKPPPEPPKEVMKKPEPKPEKKVETKPAEKKVDPKEDVAAKKAAAAAEKARLDQLARLKAAAGAEGGSGGKVGDGVGAGGNAPPGYADRVRKKIKPLIVFNAESTTGNPAVVVLVDLAPDGMILKRTVTSASTDPAWDRAVLIAIDRAESLPRDENGKIPMRQIKLTFKPKD
- the tolR gene encoding protein TolR; amino-acid sequence: MASRSSFRSSRRKAIADINVVPYIDVMLVLLVIFMVTAPLVNPGVVNLPTVGGAKVQALPPVFITIGADEAITIRKEGEPAQTISKLELGAFARSQAEKSAEQPVVLAADKSIKYEVVMDVMSRLKENGVKRVGLAVRSQ